CCACTTTATTCAACCTCATCTGGCAAAAGGATTTCATGTGGGATGGAGGGGTCAATCACCTGGACGTACAACCGATGTCGCCTATCATAGCGGAAAATGAAATGGATATGCCATTGAATGAACTGGTAGAGCGACTTAAGTGTAATGAGAAATACCAGCAGCTATTCAAGGCGGCTTATGGTACGGAAGAGGTGACCAGTCAGCGAATGTTCAAAGCCCTGGTGCAGTTCATGGCCACCATGATCAGCTTTGACAGCAGATATGACAGCGTGAAAAGGGGAGCACCAGGTGTTGCATTCACGGCCGAAGAAGCAGGAGGATACACTACTTTCAGGCAGAAATGTGCTGGCTGTCATAAAGAACCTTTTTTTACAGACTTCAGTGCAAGAAATAATGGACTGCCTTATAGCCCGAATATGAATGATATGGGGCGGATGCGCATCACGAATAATACAGGAGATTATATGAAGTTTAAAGTGCCATCCTTGCGTAATGTATTGGTGAGTGCTCCTTATATGCACGACGGCCGTTTCTTCGATATTTTCCAGGTGTTTGCCATGTATGATCATGGACAGGAGAAAGGAAATACCGTTGATCCTTTAGTACGCGATATGAAATTGTCGCCAAAGGAACAACGGCAGCTCTATATGTTTTTAAACACCCTGACGGATAAACATTTTCTAAAGAATGAAGCCTATAGTGAGGTGATGATAGAAGATTAATTATTTCTTCTTTCTCTTCCAGCAGTCAGCTACGTGATCATCCACCATTCCTGTTGCCTGCATAAATGCATAGCAGATGGTAGAACCTACGAACTTAAATCCACGCTTGAGCAGGTCCTTGCTCATGGCATCAGAAATAGCAGTTTTAGCAGGCACTTCGCCCAGGGATTTGAAATGATTGACGATCGGTTTGCCACCTACAAAACTCCAGATGTATGTATCAAAACTGCCGAATTCCTTTTGTATTTCCAGGAATGCTTTCGCATTGAGGATCGTTCCATTTATTTTGAGGCGGTTACGGATAATACCAGCATCTGCCATGAGTGCTTCAATCTTTTTATCCGTGTATTTGGAAATCTTTTTGGCATCCCAGTGATCAAATGCTTTGCGGTAGTTTTCTCTTTTGGTAAGCACGGTGTACCAGCTCAGGCCAGCCTGGGCACCTTCGAGATTAATCATTTCGAACAAGCGGGTGTCATCGTGCAGGGGAACGCCCCATTCATTGTCGTGGTAGTCTTTATAAAGCTGGTCTTTGGTAGACCAGGAGCAGCGATTTGGTTCCATAGCTGCAATTTAAACAAAAAGGGGGCGACTCATAGGTATTATGAGGCAGGTTTTTACTTTTTATGTGCGATGCTTATGTAAGTGGTATTTCTTTCACCGTTTCATTTCCGGGTAAATCTACTGCTACGATGATTAATTTTCCCCTGGGGGGTAAGTGGCTTGCCTGGTAGTACCAGTTCACGCCATTTCTGCCTAATACAGCCTGCCCTCTTTCCTGTAAATTACCTTGTGCATCGACTACACGTACGCTTATTTCCGCTATCCTAAATTCATCTTTTGCAGTGACCACTACAGTGGTGTCTTCGAAGTGAATATCCTGGATTTCAGGAGATCTGTAAGCATCTTTCACTGCCATATTAAAAGCGTTTTGCCCCGGTCCGGCCAGGGATTTGTAATATGCCTTTATTTCAGGATCCAGCAGGATGACCTTTGCATAAGCCGCCGCAACTTTCATCTTATACCTGGCTTCGAGTTGATTCTTTGTGGGCTTTTTCTTTGACGGACCACGCTTCTTTGCGACAATGATCCTGCCATTCCGTTCGTAAATCGTGATTTCATCGCCGAGGGAACCTCTAACAGCCTGAAGCAGTAAACTGTCTTTAACAATAGCCATAACAAACAATTTTGGGATTATAAGATCAATAATACTGATAAGTATTGGCATATAGTGCATCTTCGTTACTAAATGAGTACTAATACATCGCTTAATGCACACCTCAATATCTAATCGATATACAGGTGACCTTTTAATGTCCTTATAATGATCTTTTGGCCTTAGAGACAGGGTATAGAAAAAGCCTCATCATTTTACATGATGAGGCTTTTTCTATGAGGTGTATAATAGCTTATGCGAGCAATTTAATCAGCGTTTTGACTTTCTGTTTATATACAAGCAGGTCTTCCTTCGTTTGTTTGATAAAACTGTTGTCATCCAGTTTACCTACAACCGCATCCATCTCTGCTTCATTTTCATATGTCATTTTTCTGAATGGATTCTCATAATCCTTCGCCCTGGATTTTTGAATATTTTCTGTCAGGACTGTTTGCGTTTGTATAGAAGCCTGCAAACATTCATCGAAGAAATCGATATTAAAATCAGCAATTGTTTTTTCCTGTACATACAGGAGTGATGCGATAGCATGCTGCAATTTATCCGTAGCATATTGACTGCCTATCTCCTGGTATTTCGCATGCAGATCTGCCCAGCTATTGAGTTTGTTTGCGCGGATCTCTTCTTTCAGTGTATGCAGGGTAGATGCCGGCATCAGTTGTCCGCCTACATTATGCCAGGATTCGCGTTGTGCGGTGAGCGCAATGTTGTGAATAGCTTCAAATGTTTTGATGTCATTTGTTTCTACAAACTGCATGACGTTTTTCACAGCATACAATACGATCAGTGCGCGGAACAGCGGATAGGTTTTGTGTACTTTCAATAAGAGCACTTCACGGTTGCTATTTTCCACACCTTTTACAAGGATCTTTAGTTTCGCTACATCATTGGGGTGATTAAGCAGGAGATCCTGTCCTTTTTGCCGGTAATCCATTTCCGTCAGTTCGCTGTAATCAGTTGCTGTGTGCAGGTACCATGCCTTACCGGTAGCGGCTTCCATCAGTGCCATTGCATGAATCATTTCCTCCACGCTATCAGGTGCCAGGTAATCGTATTCGATCAGCTGTGTCTTATCTGTACGTTTGTCACGATCCAGGTATTTCCAGGAATTACGCGCCAGTGCATACATGTTATGCAGGAACCAGTAGCCGGTCATAATCTTCAGGCAATTATGCTGTTCGTCGTTAATGACCAGGCTGAATGGAAATGGAATGTCCATCTCCGCCATATAGTTGCCTTTGGCGATGAGGGTGAAGGTCGCAAAGCGGGAATTATGTTTCAGGCTTACGCAGAGGCCCGGCCAGAACCCACGTCCTGCAATGATTTCGCCATCGGGGCCTCTTGAATTATGATTGGAACCGATGGTGGCACCGGCAGCCATATTACTCTGGCCCATGATGAGTGCAGCACATAAGAAGGAGTTGTTATGGTGCTGTTCATGTGCCGGGAAGATCAGTGAATTCAATACTTCACAGCAGGAGATAGTGGCGTTGTTCCCTAAGTAGGAGTTGATCAGTCGCGCACCATACTTAAGCTGTGAATGTGATGCCATGATGAAGCGAACCGCTTTTACACCATAGAACACGCGGCATCCATAGCCTACAATGCCGTTCACCAGCTCACATCCTTCACCTATTTGTGTGGTAGCTTCTGCACTACTATTGATGGTAACATTCTTAATTTTATTCGCACCTTTCAGGTAAGCATCTGTGCCGATCATTACATCTTTCAGGATGCTCACATTCTTGATCACACATCGATCGCCTACCATACCGTAATAACCTCGTTTCTTGTCAAACTGTTGTTCGGTAAAGGATTTGAATTGATCCTGCAGCGCCTTGTCGTCGCGGTTGCGTGTCCACAGCCATGCGTCGCCGGGCAGCATGCCATCGAAAGGCATGATAGACCTGCCACCATTTTCGTTGCAGAGCTCCAGCCAGATGCGTACACTTTCGGGTTCGCCATCTTTCACTATACCGTTCCCGAATTTAGCATGACCGGTAGTGGCCATTTCATTCACATTACAGATCATCACTTCATTGCCGATCAGGTAATGGGAGAGGAAGTTCACATTGTGCACAACTACGTTGTCGCCGAAGTCGCAGGAAGCAATTGTACTATTGTACAAGCCCACGGGCAGTCGCAGGTTATGGAATTCCAGGAAGTAGGGTTCCAGTTTACCAATACGTACCAGGCCAAAGAAATGGCAATGCTTAACAAGTTGGGGATTGAACTCATTCGTGACAGAAATATTGTTCCAGTTGTCAGAAGTGTTGTCATTTCTAACAAGGGTCTCTATCTCCAGAGCAGACAGGTGCCGGTAGATGTTTGACTTTCCCCATTGCTGATTACGGAGATAGTATTCATCTTTTCCTTCCGGCAGATAAGGCGCTGCTACAAAATTGTACCCCAGCTCAGTGAGCGGTTTTTTCTGTATCAGGTTCATGTAAGCGGTTTGATATTATTCAACAGTCACAGACTTCGCCAGGTTTCTTGGCTTATCCACATCATATCCTTTCAGTACGCCCACGTGGTAGGCCAGCAGCTGTAAAGGAATTACGGAAACGATTGGTGCTACCAGTTCGTCTGCTTCCGGTACCGTGATCACATCGTCTGCCATAGCAGGAATGGTGAGGTCACCTTCTGTTACTACGGCAATGACCTTGCCTTTGCGGGCTTTGATCTCCTGGATGTTGGAAACTACTTTCTCATAATAGCTGTCGCGTGTAGCCACAAAGACCACGGGCAGGTTTTCATCTACCAGTGCGATAGGGCCATGTTTCATTTCGGCAGCAGGGTATCCTTCTGCGTGTATATAAGAGATCTCTTTCAGTTTGAGTGCACCTTCCAGCGCTACGGGGAAATTGTAGCCACGACCCAGGTAAAGGAAGTCGCGTGCATCTTTGTATTTAGCTGCGATCGCTTTGATCTGCTCGTTCAGTTGCAGGGCAGCAGCTACTTTTTCAGGAATGTGATCCAGCTCATCGAGCAGGTGCTGGAAACGCTGTTCGGTAATAGTGCCTTTTTCCATGGCTACTTTCAAACCAATCAGGCAAAGCACTGCCAGCTGGGCGGTGAAGGCTTTGGTACTTGCCACGCCGATTTCAGGACCGGCATGTGTATAAGCACCTGCATCAGAAATACGTGCAATGGAAGAACCTACTACGTTACACACACCTAAGATGGTTGCGCCCTTTTTCTTGGCAGCTTCAATAGCCACGAGGGTATCGGCAGTTTCGCCGGATTGTGATACTGCTATGATCACATCACCTTCGCCTACCACCGGGTTGCGGTAGCGGAACTCAGAAGCATATTCTACTTCTACGGGTATGCGGCACAGTTCTTCGATCATATATTCTGCTACCAGGCCGGCATGCCAGGAAGTGCCACAGGCTACAATGATAATACGCTTAGCCGCTGCCAGTTGTGACAGGTGATCGCGGATACCACCGATCGTCAATGTTCCTTTTTTAGCATCCAGGCGGCCACGTAAGCTATCGAGAATTGTTTGTGGTTGTTCAAACACCTCTTTGAGCATGAAGTGATCAAAACCGCCTTTTTCAATAGCAGCCAGTTCAATATCCAGTTTCTGTATATAAGGTGTTTGTCTTTCGTTGGAGATATTTTTCAGGATCAGTTCATCTGCCTTGATGATGGCGATTTCGTAATCGTTCACATATACAACTTCTTTTGTATACTCTACGATAGGTGAGGCATCGGAAGCGAGAAAATGTTCGCCTTTGCCTACACCGATTACGAGTGGGCTACCTTTACGTGCAGCGATCAGCGTATCAGGGTTATCTTCGTCTATGATCACGATCACGTAGGCACCTACCACTCTCTTCAGGGCAATACGGAGGGCTTCTTCCAGGCTGCATTGATTGCTTTGCTGGATCTCTTCAATGAAGTGGATCAGTACTTCGGTATCGGTATCGCTGGTGAAATGGTGTCCTTTATTCAGCAATTCCTGTTTCAGCTGGGTATAGTTTTCAATGATCCCATTATGGATCATTGCCAGCTTGCCATTACCTGAAACATGGGGATGTGAGTTCCGGTCACAGGGTTCGCCATGGGTGGCCCAGCGGGTATGACCAATTGCAATGTGACTACTTGTGTTCTTTCCGGTCAGGTAATCTTCCAGTTCGGATACTTTACCTTTTTTCTTATAGACCTTGAGGCCGTCATTTATCAGGGCAACACCGGCACTATCATAACCGCGATATTCAAGCCTTTTTAATCCTTTAAGAACGATGGGGTAGGCCTCTCGTTGGCCTATATAAGCGACTATTCCGCACATAATATTTTTCAGTTTTACATGGAGATGGGCTGCAATATGCCTAAAAAATGTGAAAATCATACAGATAATGGGTAAGAAAGTTTAAATATAATCTAATGATGATGATAGGGTTAGGGGGATAAAGCTGTGGGGAATGCGGAGAAAATGCGTAATTTGTCGCAGAAATTGAATAAGTTATCCTATGAGATATGTTGTAATATTACTGTTATGCTGTATAGCATGCCAGCAGCCATTGTCTGAGCGGCAGCCGGTACCTGTGTCAGAAGACAGTACGTTCCTGACCGGTGTTTTTTATCTCGTAAGGCATGCGCAGGAGTGCGATTCCACAATGCTCACTGATAGTGGCTATGCGAAGGCAGGTGCCTTGTACCGGACGCTGAAAGACTCCGGGGTACAACGTATATATATTACTCCATATGCTTC
This window of the Chitinophaga sancti genome carries:
- a CDS encoding cytochrome-c peroxidase, translated to MNLKTTFVIMAFCLFLLGISFRGRGPGPGVTYVTLSLPDSLPKPAYDFSKNPLTKEGIALGRYLFYDPKLSRDSSVSCGFCHQQVAAFGHFDHALAHGVYGRLGKRSVPTLFNLIWQKDFMWDGGVNHLDVQPMSPIIAENEMDMPLNELVERLKCNEKYQQLFKAAYGTEEVTSQRMFKALVQFMATMISFDSRYDSVKRGAPGVAFTAEEAGGYTTFRQKCAGCHKEPFFTDFSARNNGLPYSPNMNDMGRMRITNNTGDYMKFKVPSLRNVLVSAPYMHDGRFFDIFQVFAMYDHGQEKGNTVDPLVRDMKLSPKEQRQLYMFLNTLTDKHFLKNEAYSEVMIED
- a CDS encoding DNA-3-methyladenine glycosylase I, translated to MEPNRCSWSTKDQLYKDYHDNEWGVPLHDDTRLFEMINLEGAQAGLSWYTVLTKRENYRKAFDHWDAKKISKYTDKKIEALMADAGIIRNRLKINGTILNAKAFLEIQKEFGSFDTYIWSFVGGKPIVNHFKSLGEVPAKTAISDAMSKDLLKRGFKFVGSTICYAFMQATGMVDDHVADCWKRKKK
- a CDS encoding DUF4954 family protein, whose amino-acid sequence is MNLIQKKPLTELGYNFVAAPYLPEGKDEYYLRNQQWGKSNIYRHLSALEIETLVRNDNTSDNWNNISVTNEFNPQLVKHCHFFGLVRIGKLEPYFLEFHNLRLPVGLYNSTIASCDFGDNVVVHNVNFLSHYLIGNEVMICNVNEMATTGHAKFGNGIVKDGEPESVRIWLELCNENGGRSIMPFDGMLPGDAWLWTRNRDDKALQDQFKSFTEQQFDKKRGYYGMVGDRCVIKNVSILKDVMIGTDAYLKGANKIKNVTINSSAEATTQIGEGCELVNGIVGYGCRVFYGVKAVRFIMASHSQLKYGARLINSYLGNNATISCCEVLNSLIFPAHEQHHNNSFLCAALIMGQSNMAAGATIGSNHNSRGPDGEIIAGRGFWPGLCVSLKHNSRFATFTLIAKGNYMAEMDIPFPFSLVINDEQHNCLKIMTGYWFLHNMYALARNSWKYLDRDKRTDKTQLIEYDYLAPDSVEEMIHAMALMEAATGKAWYLHTATDYSELTEMDYRQKGQDLLLNHPNDVAKLKILVKGVENSNREVLLLKVHKTYPLFRALIVLYAVKNVMQFVETNDIKTFEAIHNIALTAQRESWHNVGGQLMPASTLHTLKEEIRANKLNSWADLHAKYQEIGSQYATDKLQHAIASLLYVQEKTIADFNIDFFDECLQASIQTQTVLTENIQKSRAKDYENPFRKMTYENEAEMDAVVGKLDDNSFIKQTKEDLLVYKQKVKTLIKLLA
- the glmS gene encoding glutamine--fructose-6-phosphate transaminase (isomerizing), whose product is MCGIVAYIGQREAYPIVLKGLKRLEYRGYDSAGVALINDGLKVYKKKGKVSELEDYLTGKNTSSHIAIGHTRWATHGEPCDRNSHPHVSGNGKLAMIHNGIIENYTQLKQELLNKGHHFTSDTDTEVLIHFIEEIQQSNQCSLEEALRIALKRVVGAYVIVIIDEDNPDTLIAARKGSPLVIGVGKGEHFLASDASPIVEYTKEVVYVNDYEIAIIKADELILKNISNERQTPYIQKLDIELAAIEKGGFDHFMLKEVFEQPQTILDSLRGRLDAKKGTLTIGGIRDHLSQLAAAKRIIIVACGTSWHAGLVAEYMIEELCRIPVEVEYASEFRYRNPVVGEGDVIIAVSQSGETADTLVAIEAAKKKGATILGVCNVVGSSIARISDAGAYTHAGPEIGVASTKAFTAQLAVLCLIGLKVAMEKGTITEQRFQHLLDELDHIPEKVAAALQLNEQIKAIAAKYKDARDFLYLGRGYNFPVALEGALKLKEISYIHAEGYPAAEMKHGPIALVDENLPVVFVATRDSYYEKVVSNIQEIKARKGKVIAVVTEGDLTIPAMADDVITVPEADELVAPIVSVIPLQLLAYHVGVLKGYDVDKPRNLAKSVTVE